GCATTGCTGCTTCTTCCACGATAACGGCGATATTAAGCGTGACAAATCGCTGGAAACCCTGTGTAAGGTAACCGTGAGCCATGCGAAAGCCGGCGCGGATATGGTAGCGCCCTCAGACATGATGGACGGCCATATCGAAGCCATGCGTAAAGCACTGGACGATACAGGCTTTGAAAGCATTCCAATTATGGGCTATTCCGCCAAATTCGCGTCTACCTTCTATGGACCGTTCCGCGACGCGGCAAACTCCGCTCCGGCCTTTGGCGACCGCAGAAGCTACCAGATGGACCCGGCTAACAGCGAGGAAGCGCTGAAGGAAGTCGTGCTAGATATCGAGGAGGGCGCAGACATTGTCATGGTAAAACCTGCAATGCCTTATCTGGATATCATTGCAAAGGCCAAGGAATTGTCTTATCTGCCAATGGCAGCCTACCAGGTCAGCGGCGAATACGCGATGATCCGGAATGCGGTAGACGCCGGCTTGTTAGATGAAAAGGCCATTTATGAGAGTATGCTGTGCATTAAACGTGCGGGGGCCAAAATCATCATCACCTATTTCGCAAAAGATTTAAAAGCATTGATTGAAAAATATCAGTAAAGGACAGAATAAAATGAAGCATACAAAGTCGACTGCACTTTTTGAAGAAGCGAACCGTGTTATTCCCGGCGGGGTCAACAGCCCCGTCCGCGCTTTTCAGTCAG
The DNA window shown above is from Eubacterium limosum and carries:
- the hemB gene encoding porphobilinogen synthase, with amino-acid sequence MLPTRLRKNAAVRDLIRETELSMRDVVYPLFVVDGENIKREIPSMKRQYHLSLDMLPKELDELKALGVRYIILFGVPDEKDAEATPAFVDDGIIQKAIRIVKEKDPEMYVITDVCLCEYKSDGHCCFFHDNGDIKRDKSLETLCKVTVSHAKAGADMVAPSDMMDGHIEAMRKALDDTGFESIPIMGYSAKFASTFYGPFRDAANSAPAFGDRRSYQMDPANSEEALKEVVLDIEEGADIVMVKPAMPYLDIIAKAKELSYLPMAAYQVSGEYAMIRNAVDAGLLDEKAIYESMLCIKRAGAKIIITYFAKDLKALIEKYQ